The Ictalurus punctatus breed USDA103 chromosome 15, Coco_2.0, whole genome shotgun sequence DNA window TGTATGCTTTGTTGGGGTCGGAATTTTGATTCCTTACCTGTATACCAAATAGCATTTGTTCCTGGTTCGATCGATGTGCGATGTGCGTGCTGTCTTTAAGTTTCGATAAGCAGTGTTATGTGAATAAAACTGAACAAGAACATCACGAGACGCCTgcttgaaagaaaaaagaaaaagaaaaaaacagtttcgATTTTGTTGTTCTGAagaaactgagaaaaaaaaaaaaaagctctcgaaatttatttgaatgtaaataaattccAAACGATTGTTTTGCTATGGCCTCTATTTGTAACCGTGTCTTGTTGATTGATTACCATGGGTTTTGGGGTTGTTAATGTTTTAATTCTTAACCTTTGACCTTTTGTCTAGTTAGTTGTAAGATAACTGTTCTAGATAAGTAGagaataggatttttttttttttttttttcggaaaACTTAAAAAAGGAAGTCCAAACAAGCTGtcctttcatattgtgataaaaaatccgaTCACGTCGTTTTTAGAAAAAGCAAAATACAACTTCATGGCCATTCAATAAAACACAATCGGTTTCTCCTGAGAATTCCTTTCCTGCTCTGTTTGCTTACGAGTTGCAGTATTGTGTGTATCTGTTGTGAAGCAATTCCTGCGCAAGCACTATGAGGAAGCAGAGATACTCGAGTCTTGTTTGtatccagcacacacacacacacacatacacacgcaggGAGAAATTACAATGTGCTGACTTAAGCTCATTGAAAGCACTAAGTCCCCTGCAGTGAAGTGTACTAGATGGGGAAGTGTGTGATGCAGTAAGTCTGGACTGTTGGTTTTAATTTGTCGGCCTCTATGTTGTTGCTATACAGACACACTCAGGACAAAGTTCTCCTAGACGTTTATTTTCATACAGGACGAATAAGTGATGTGAATTGTGTCAACGTTCAACCGAACTGCTGCTAGACGTCCGTGCTCTGTTAATGTCCCAGAACTTGCAGAAAAAAACGCTACACAGCTGTTTTGCTTTTCGGAAGGCTGTAGCTGCAACATTGCCTGTTGTCATATAATACGTCATATTACTGTGGCATTTTACCTATAAATATAACGTAGTTTctgatcatttaaaaatctCTCTAGGCTCAGTTCTAGCTCCAAGACTAGACATCGCTTGATTCAAAGTATCTCTCATATCATGTATATcctatgtttgtttgtttgatctAATGAACCATTAAATAAATCGGATCTGAATGAGAGGATTGCACTTGTAGCTGAGTGATGAATAGCCATGTCCACGTCGCTTTTCCTTTGCGTTTGTCTATGCCGTGGTGCTGAGTGGAGGACTGGGCCAGTGACTGTGGTGGGCTTGTAATAGAAAatgatactgtatgtaaatcaTGAATCAGCCACTGTATGTAAATGCTTCAAGAATAAAAATCCATGGAACAAGCTACATCTTCTGTcctcatttatcatttttattgagTCTCTGGTGAAGACTGTTCTGGTTCTTAAATGACGAATATATGTGTGGTGGTTAGTGAAAACCATTCAAATATCACTGTGGCTGTATTCTGGCCAATTTTGGCCAAAAATGGGTTTTTCCTGCCTATAATATACTTTGACAATTAAatatttcaccttttttttttttttaatttcttttaaatCTTGGTTTTTAATCTTCCTGCAAAGATCATATTGTGTAAGGAGCCagttaacaaaaacaaacaaaacaacaacaacaaaaaaaacagagtggtaaaatttattattatttaaaaaggtgATACAAGCTCTATAGTTCTGTGGAACTCAAACAGCCAGTGTTCACCTGATGATGGTGAGACCCTTAGCGAGAGCTTGCGCTGAACTGGCTGAAGTAGCGCACAGTGGGCCGGTTGGTGTAAAGGTCATTATTGAGGTACTTTTGGCTGCAAAAGAtagaataaatgtattaattatgtTACAAGGCTTATAGAATAATCACAAAATAATCACTAGTTTTAATGgtgtaattaatatataatatatatatatgtctgtcaATATAGTTTTAATATAATTCTGaagatttaaaatatttcaagtcGAATTCTACAAGAAAATATCATTCcttaatatttaacaaaatgtatTGATTTCCTGATCCACTGTTAAATCATTAAATTCTGAGGAATATTCTTCTTAAAGGAATACTCTAGAGATTTTGAGCCTAATCCATATCCTTAGTGCAGCTGTTGAATTGTGTCAAATAAACTTTCGACTCAAACTCAAAACTGCAACCCCTACAATCTGACAATAAAAGTTTTAGGATGAGATGGACATGAGATAATGAATGTCCAAAATAACCATTAATTTGTTCCTCTGGAAGAAAAAATAGTCCCATCTCTGGAAGAACAGGTTCACATTATACAGGTCTAGAGCTTATTTCACAAACATCTTAATGGTTTTAAACTTAAACTCAAATGGTTTAAGTAACTAATCGAGACGAACATGCGGACAGGAAACTTCAGTCTTACTGTTCCTGCTGCTCTCTAGCCAGCTGCTGGTTGTATTGGTCCAGTCGtgctctcctttctctctctagtTCCCtcactcttctctcctcctcctcttgctGCCTGGCCTGCTCCAGCTGCTGCAAATCCCACGCCAGGTTGCTCTGCTTCTCCCGCTGTCTCTGCCTCTGCAGAATGCACAAACAAGGATTACACAACCATGGAAAAGACAATGATCCACTAAAATGCTTTAACATGCATAGAGAGAGCttcacatactgtactgtacctcTCTATCAGCACGCTGTTCTGCTCTCTGCCTGTAGATGGCGTTGAGCTCCTCAGAGCTCATCCCCTTCCAGCGATCAGGTAGCACTCGAGGAGCCTCAGCTGAACCCATGCCCTCCTTCACTGCAACTTCCGGGCACTCGGTcaaaaggtcagaggtcaccaTCTGCAGAATCTCTGCCAGGTCCAAGCCCTCATGCTTCTGCTTGTCTTGCCTTTCTCGCTCCTGCCTCTCTTCTGCCTATAAATTTATTCCGCCTAGATTTATATTGACTCTGGACAGGTTCTATCGAGTGTAACTGATGCTGAGAACACGAGCAGTTGACATACAATACTGCTTTAACATAAATCACGTTAAAGCAATTAAACTCAAAACACATTGTTTGTTGCAGTCTCAATCcttattggtcagaaggtatagattcattttcaatgtaattcaaatcacaggtttatattaatgtactcatTTTAATACAGATATGgaccactaataataaatgaactTGAAAGGTGAAAAGGTGCTGTTATTATAGTCAAGATAACTGATGCACAAGttttttctgtgaggagatgtttatttattggaaGGATTCTCTAATGTCAGCTCTTCGTAAGAGGCGGGAGGTTTTCTGCTgcagtcttcaggacagaggactaaCATAGCGTTTTTACTTTACGATAGCAAATATTTACTTCGTTATTAAGTGTGAAACAACTGTTATTCATTACCTATGCTCAACTCTTCTAGCCACATATTTGTCTTGGAAGCTGAAGAGAGCGTGTTCTTCCAGAAGTCACTGTGTAACCCTGAGACAAGGACATATTTCTCATGCCTCATAGTTCTTAAATTGTCTCATGCCTAATGCCGTTTTACTGAGTTTGGCTCCAGGTCCACCGTGACACTGACTAGGATAGAGTGCTTGCTGTACAATTATGTCAGAAAGCTAAGTGAAAATCTCTGGGAGAAACATACCACAAACCATGTAGCATCCCAttgagactctctctctctctctctctctctctctctctctctctctctctctctctctctccccccttacCTGAACCTGGTTGTAGCTTTTGAGTGCAATCAGGGCAGCTTTCTTACACTCTTCCTCCAGAGCATCCAGATGTATTGCTCTCAGGTCCTGCTGGATCAGCTCCAGACCTCCAACCAACtctgcaaacatacacacaaggTTAGATTATCTTACTAACCTAGTGCGGACCTTCAATcggtataatatatttttaaaatcactgTAATGTAACGTctaaaatttctttctttcttttttttttttttaaacagtgaacattaaaaaggaggaaaaatgaaagaaaaaacaatccGTGTAAATGTTCAcatatttaaagatttaaaactAAACAATTTTAACATCAAACCAAGTActtctgcccccccccccaaaaaaaacaaacaaaaacaaaacaaacaacaacaacaacaaaaaaccacacacccacacacacagcttacGTAAGGTCTACAAAGTCAGTATGACTAAGACACCATTATAATGTAGATATATTcctttctttgtatttttactGAGGAAGGAGTGCAGTTGAACCACAGCACAGCCATCAGTGAAAGCGTTTAGCTCGTAATAATTGAGATGACAAGTATctggattttgtgtgtgtgtgtgtgtgtgtgtgtgtgtgtgtgtgtgtgtgtacctttgtGTTTCTGCACTTTCTGGCGTTTCTCTCGCTCTTCCCTTTGAGCTCTGAGAATTCTCTCATTCTGCTCCATCTGAAACTTCCTCCTTTCATTTTCCCCAACACCTTCTCCCTGAATACAAACATGTAGAAACATGCAGGTCAGCCTCTACTGCAGCACGGCAAATCAAACGCACGCTGCTTTAACCTAATCATTAATAACTCTTTAATTAACATAATCACATATAGTAAGGAATACCTGCTGGTATAACATATCCTTTCTTGGATCCCCTTATGGTCACATCACAGATTTATTTGACGAGTTCTAATTCAACTATTCAATACATTAGGCAAATCAGGCGAAGACGAATGTGCaccatcatatttatttattggagttttttatttttatttttttttttattcctgaactttccacccaCACATATGCAAAGAAGCATGAACATATGAATACCTCAAAAACCTGCATACTGGCAGGTCCCAATGACTCTTGATCGACTAAGCTGACATCGGGTCCCCCTTGGTGATTATAATTAATATCCGCATCACGAGAGTCCTCAGAGCGCTGGTATATCGCCCAGTCCTGCACAAGCTCCTGTGCCAACTCTCTCTTTCGTTCCGCCTCCTCTCTTTGTTGCGTCATCAGCTTTTGGTCCATGGAAATACACAACGCACCTGAAGGAGGCACAGAAATCCGAACGACGCAGCTCtacctgttaatgtttctatatATTTTAGTAGTAATGACCTACGTGAAGGGGGAAATACTGTGTCTTTAAGGAAAAGTCCACCTtgaatcaaaaataaatatgtttatattgaaatatctgGGATGTGCTTAGAGATTCTGGTGTTAATTTGTTGGTTTCTGCCGTATTTTCATTACTCAGGTGAAATTCTAACCAATTGTCTGTTGCGTGTTGTTAGAGCAGTGGCATTTAATAGGA harbors:
- the ribc1 gene encoding RIB43A-like with coiled-coils protein 1 isoform X2; amino-acid sequence: MDQKLMTQQREEAERKRELAQELVQDWAIYQRSEDSRDADINYNHQGGPDVSLVDQESLGPASMQVFEGEGVGENERRKFQMEQNERILRAQREEREKRQKVQKHKELVGGLELIQQDLRAIHLDALEEECKKAALIALKSYNQVQAEERQERERQDKQKHEGLDLAEILQMVTSDLLTECPEVAVKEGMGSAEAPRVLPDRWKGMSSEELNAIYRQRAEQRADRERQRQREKQSNLAWDLQQLEQARQQEEEERRVRELERERRARLDQYNQQLAREQQEHQKYLNNDLYTNRPTVRYFSQFSASSR
- the ribc1 gene encoding RIB43A-like with coiled-coils protein 1 isoform X1, whose protein sequence is MFKLDLPADESSVRAVERRQAAEVARRKRIFNTRNRVIGLDVHALDQQVAKKREREKAERQREMAYGALCISMDQKLMTQQREEAERKRELAQELVQDWAIYQRSEDSRDADINYNHQGGPDVSLVDQESLGPASMQVFEGEGVGENERRKFQMEQNERILRAQREEREKRQKVQKHKELVGGLELIQQDLRAIHLDALEEECKKAALIALKSYNQVQAEERQERERQDKQKHEGLDLAEILQMVTSDLLTECPEVAVKEGMGSAEAPRVLPDRWKGMSSEELNAIYRQRAEQRADRERQRQREKQSNLAWDLQQLEQARQQEEEERRVRELERERRARLDQYNQQLAREQQEHQKYLNNDLYTNRPTVRYFSQFSASSR